The following proteins come from a genomic window of Acidimicrobiales bacterium:
- a CDS encoding iron-containing alcohol dehydrogenase family protein: protein MIVVDDSWIHTGYPQRIRFGAGSLDELADVVKETGARRVMLVTTERRAVSDAGRRIPALLGRQLVSTFAGVASHVPTGTVQEAVRQAQADGIDGLVSFGGGSCADLGKAVCFFVEQQAGTPGMSPLDRPALSHVAVPTAYSGAEVTPFFGMTDLAARRKSGAGGPTVAPVAAVYDPLVTLDTPPRVSAETGMNALAHGVEALYATRRTPEAEAVALACVQRVAAALPTVVDDPADLTARAAMLVGAALGGRALQNATMGAHHGLAQLLGGRTGIAHGLANALLLAHVLRFNADAVPVEAARIGAVLGDPDDPAGACDRLRSRLGLPARLSECGVTEEDLDAVARMSQGNMNVGLNPRPVSEEAARQILAEAW from the coding sequence GTGATCGTCGTGGACGACTCCTGGATCCATACGGGGTACCCGCAACGCATCCGATTCGGGGCCGGGAGCCTGGACGAGCTGGCCGATGTGGTCAAGGAGACGGGTGCCCGCCGGGTGATGCTGGTGACGACCGAGAGGCGGGCGGTCTCCGACGCCGGCCGCCGCATCCCAGCGTTGCTCGGAAGGCAGCTCGTCTCCACCTTCGCCGGCGTGGCCTCCCACGTCCCGACGGGGACGGTGCAAGAGGCGGTGCGCCAGGCGCAGGCCGACGGGATCGACGGGTTGGTGTCCTTTGGCGGCGGCTCGTGCGCCGATCTGGGCAAGGCGGTGTGCTTCTTCGTCGAGCAGCAGGCGGGAACGCCCGGCATGTCGCCCCTGGACCGCCCCGCCCTGTCGCACGTGGCCGTGCCCACCGCCTACTCAGGCGCCGAGGTGACGCCATTCTTCGGCATGACCGATCTCGCCGCCCGCCGGAAGAGCGGAGCCGGAGGCCCGACCGTGGCCCCGGTGGCCGCCGTGTACGACCCGCTCGTCACGCTGGATACGCCGCCTCGGGTCAGCGCCGAGACGGGGATGAACGCCCTCGCCCACGGGGTCGAGGCGCTCTACGCCACCCGTCGCACCCCCGAGGCGGAGGCCGTGGCCCTGGCGTGTGTCCAGCGGGTGGCGGCGGCGCTCCCGACGGTGGTGGACGATCCCGCTGACCTGACCGCCCGGGCGGCCATGCTCGTCGGTGCGGCCCTCGGTGGACGCGCCCTGCAGAACGCCACCATGGGTGCGCACCACGGGCTGGCGCAGCTGCTGGGCGGTCGCACGGGTATCGCCCACGGCCTCGCCAACGCCCTGCTCCTGGCCCACGTCCTGCGCTTCAACGCCGACGCCGTGCCCGTGGAGGCGGCCCGGATCGGCGCTGTCCTGGGCGACCCAGACGATCCTGCGGGCGCCTGCGATCGGCTCCGCAGCCGCCTCGGGCTGCCGGCCCGTCTGTCCGAGTGTGGGGTCACCGAGGAGGATCTCGACGCCGTCGCCCGCATGTCCCAGGGCAACATGAACGTGGGACTCAACCCTCGCCCGGTGAGCGAGGAAGCGGCCCGCCAGATCCTCGCCGAGGCCTGGTGA
- the rsmD gene encoding 16S rRNA (guanine(966)-N(2))-methyltransferase RsmD: MRVVGGVAGGRRLRAPAGRSIRPTGDRVREAVFNVLASLEAVEGATVVDLFAGTGALGIEALSRGAAHVTFVDRDPAAAAAIRDNLAAVGLAEAPSEVVRADALKWLDRGDQAFDLALCDPPYDFRAWERLLDGLSAGLAVLESSLPLEVPPGWVVRTTKRYGGSVVTLVQPLPDQVARKGAS; encoded by the coding sequence ATGCGCGTGGTCGGTGGGGTGGCAGGAGGGCGCCGCCTCCGGGCTCCGGCGGGCCGCTCGATCAGGCCGACGGGCGACCGAGTTCGCGAAGCCGTCTTCAACGTGTTGGCCAGTCTGGAGGCGGTGGAGGGGGCGACGGTCGTCGACCTGTTCGCCGGTACCGGCGCCCTCGGCATCGAGGCCCTGTCGCGGGGTGCGGCGCACGTGACGTTTGTCGACCGGGATCCGGCCGCGGCCGCGGCCATACGGGACAACCTGGCCGCGGTCGGCCTGGCCGAGGCCCCGTCCGAGGTGGTGCGGGCCGACGCGCTGAAGTGGCTGGATCGGGGCGATCAGGCGTTCGACCTGGCCCTGTGCGACCCCCCGTACGATTTCAGGGCTTGGGAGCGGCTGCTCGACGGACTGTCTGCCGGCCTGGCTGTGCTCGAGTCCTCGCTGCCGCTCGAGGTCCCTCCGGGGTGGGTTGTACGGACTACCAAGCGCTACGGCGGTAGCGTGGTGACCCTGGTCCAGCCGCTTCCGGATCAGGTCGCTCGGAAAGGTGCTTCGTGA
- a CDS encoding CaiB/BaiF CoA-transferase family protein: RVIEIAGIGPGPFAAMMLADMGADVVRVDRAQKVSGGDPASPPIDLLGRGRRSVGVDLKHPEGAGVVLKLAEQADVLIEGFRPGVMERLGIGPEECMARNPRLVYGRMTGWGQEGPYADAAGHDINYIALAGALDPVGRAGERPVPALNLIGDFGGGGMFMAYGVVCALLEAGRSGRGQVVDAAMVDGAAVLTTFIHSLRAIGIWTDERGTNLLDTGAPFYEVYETADHRYVSVGSIETQFYAELLRLSGLEGEELPGQMDRSQWPAVKERVAEVFRTKTRDEWCAIMEGSDVCFAPVLSMGEAPSHPHNRRRETFVEVAGIPQPAPAPRFSRTPGGIDAPPPHFGQHTDDTLAEWGFATDEREKLRQAGAIA, encoded by the coding sequence CGCGTCATCGAGATCGCCGGCATCGGACCCGGACCGTTCGCCGCCATGATGCTTGCGGACATGGGCGCCGACGTCGTGCGCGTCGACCGGGCCCAGAAGGTGAGCGGTGGCGACCCTGCGAGCCCTCCCATCGACCTCCTCGGCCGCGGACGACGCTCGGTCGGGGTCGATCTCAAGCATCCCGAGGGTGCGGGGGTGGTGCTCAAGCTGGCGGAGCAGGCCGACGTCCTGATCGAAGGGTTCCGCCCGGGAGTGATGGAGCGGCTCGGGATCGGACCCGAGGAGTGCATGGCCCGCAATCCTCGCCTCGTGTACGGCCGCATGACGGGCTGGGGCCAGGAGGGTCCCTACGCGGACGCTGCCGGCCACGACATCAACTACATCGCCCTGGCCGGGGCCCTCGATCCGGTCGGACGGGCCGGCGAGCGACCCGTGCCGGCCCTCAACCTGATCGGCGACTTCGGCGGCGGCGGCATGTTCATGGCCTACGGCGTGGTGTGCGCCCTGCTGGAGGCCGGCCGTTCGGGACGGGGGCAGGTGGTCGACGCGGCGATGGTCGACGGCGCCGCCGTGCTCACCACGTTCATTCACAGCCTCCGGGCCATCGGCATCTGGACCGACGAGCGGGGCACGAACCTCCTCGACACCGGCGCGCCCTTCTACGAGGTGTACGAGACGGCTGACCACCGGTACGTCTCGGTCGGGTCGATCGAGACGCAGTTCTACGCCGAGCTCCTGCGCCTCTCCGGCCTGGAGGGCGAGGAGCTGCCGGGGCAGATGGACCGCAGCCAGTGGCCGGCGGTGAAGGAGCGGGTGGCGGAGGTGTTCCGCACCAAGACCCGCGACGAGTGGTGCGCGATCATGGAGGGGAGCGACGTGTGCTTCGCCCCAGTGCTGTCCATGGGCGAGGCGCCCAGCCACCCGCACAACCGTCGGCGGGAGACCTTCGTGGAGGTTGCCGGCATCCCTCAACCCGCCCCCGCCCCTCGGTTCAGTCGGACTCCCGGGGGCATCGACGCTCCGCCGCCACACTTCGGCCAGCACACCGACGACACGCTGGCGGAGTGGGGCTTCGCGACAGACGAGCGGGAAAAGCTCCGCCAAGCCGGGGCCATCGCCTGA
- a CDS encoding DAK2 domain-containing protein, translating to MDPLDRLAAGDVMAVMLAYRDGLRAHQEAINRLNVYPVPDGDTGTNMALTLEAVANELEPLGGSDLEMTAVCKAVAHGSLMGARGNSGVILSQILRGASDVLRGLESAAAADVATALVDAATAAEGAVMRPVQGTILTVAADAATAARAKADAGGGLVDVLDAARAAAADSVARTPELLPVLKQAGVVDAGGVGFLLLLDAFLLVAAGRPMPEPKLAASEPLRTTASDAGPTGRPEGTARPPATGSAEPEGGESVGDLRYEVMYLLEAPDDSIPAFKDVWAGVGDSIVVVGGEGTWNCHIHTDDIGAAVEAGIDAGRPRHIRVTDLLDQVEEERWVRDAAAGAPPEEEPAWPAPATAVVAVATGTGIRRIFRSLGVHQMVAGGQSMNPSTAQILEAVQAAPADEVVVLPNNGNIVPVAEQVDALTDKRVRVVKTVGVAEGFAALLEYDPEAGADDNAGFMSSAAQRVIAGEVTRAVRASPSPAGPVAEGDWLGLSKRGIEVVQPTLAEATTALLEKLLTDEHEIVTLIEGEGSSPADTRRVTEWLSEHRPDIDVEIHHGEQPLYPYLLSID from the coding sequence ATGGACCCGCTGGACCGGCTTGCTGCCGGCGATGTCATGGCGGTGATGCTCGCCTACCGCGACGGCCTTCGTGCCCACCAGGAGGCCATCAACCGCCTGAACGTGTACCCGGTCCCCGACGGCGACACGGGCACCAACATGGCCCTCACCCTCGAGGCCGTGGCGAACGAGCTCGAGCCGCTCGGCGGGTCCGATCTCGAGATGACCGCGGTGTGCAAGGCGGTGGCCCACGGCTCGTTGATGGGGGCGCGGGGCAACTCGGGCGTGATCCTCTCCCAGATCCTCCGGGGCGCGTCCGACGTGCTCCGCGGGCTGGAGTCGGCCGCGGCGGCGGACGTCGCCACCGCTCTGGTCGACGCGGCGACGGCGGCCGAGGGGGCCGTGATGCGACCAGTGCAGGGCACCATCCTCACGGTCGCGGCCGACGCCGCGACAGCCGCCCGGGCCAAGGCCGACGCCGGCGGCGGCCTCGTCGACGTGCTCGACGCGGCGCGGGCAGCGGCCGCCGACTCGGTGGCTCGCACGCCCGAGCTGCTGCCGGTGCTCAAGCAGGCGGGGGTGGTCGACGCCGGCGGCGTGGGCTTCCTGCTGTTGCTGGACGCGTTCCTCCTGGTGGCGGCCGGGCGCCCTATGCCCGAGCCCAAGCTGGCGGCGTCGGAGCCGCTGAGGACGACGGCGAGCGACGCCGGTCCGACGGGGCGGCCCGAGGGAACGGCCCGCCCACCCGCCACCGGTTCGGCCGAGCCCGAGGGCGGGGAAAGCGTCGGCGACCTCCGGTACGAGGTCATGTACCTGCTCGAAGCGCCCGACGACTCGATCCCGGCCTTCAAGGACGTGTGGGCGGGGGTCGGCGATTCGATCGTGGTGGTCGGCGGGGAGGGGACGTGGAACTGCCACATTCACACCGACGACATCGGCGCCGCGGTCGAGGCGGGCATCGACGCCGGCCGGCCCCGCCACATTCGCGTGACCGACCTCCTGGACCAGGTCGAGGAGGAGCGCTGGGTGCGGGACGCGGCCGCGGGCGCGCCGCCCGAGGAGGAGCCCGCCTGGCCGGCGCCGGCCACGGCGGTGGTCGCCGTCGCCACCGGCACCGGCATCCGCAGGATCTTCCGGTCGCTCGGGGTCCACCAGATGGTCGCTGGGGGACAGTCGATGAACCCGTCGACGGCGCAGATCCTCGAGGCCGTGCAAGCGGCTCCGGCCGATGAGGTCGTGGTGCTCCCCAACAACGGGAACATCGTGCCCGTGGCCGAGCAGGTGGACGCCCTGACCGACAAGCGCGTCCGTGTCGTGAAGACGGTCGGCGTCGCCGAGGGCTTCGCCGCCCTGCTCGAGTACGACCCCGAGGCGGGTGCCGACGACAACGCCGGGTTCATGTCCTCGGCCGCCCAGCGGGTCATCGCCGGCGAGGTCACCAGGGCCGTGCGAGCCAGCCCCAGCCCGGCCGGTCCCGTCGCCGAGGGCGACTGGTTGGGCCTCTCGAAGCGCGGCATCGAGGTGGTGCAGCCGACGCTCGCCGAGGCCACCACGGCGCTGCTCGAGAAGCTGCTCACCGACGAGCACGAGATCGTGACCCTCATCGAGGGCGAGGGATCGAGTCCGGCTGACACCCGCCGGGTCACGGAGTGGCTGAGCGAGCACCGCCCGGACATCGACGTCGAGATCCACCACGGTGAGCAGCCCCTCTACCCGTACCTGTTGAGCATCGACTGA
- a CDS encoding DUF455 family protein gives MKRMLSVDDLARDERFERIQIEDVVFDARRSGRVRRNVLDHRDAESPDAARALMHGIFVGEIQALEGAGRTCYDFDTGAGRDEIPFAMKLDMARQCWDEARHVEISVKLTEHMGTRIGEFSEQTMLFQAACNSDPVLRLTGVNRALEGLAIDVFNTMRDYGDIVSDPVLYFCEDWMLADEVTHVKMGSDWLRRLTATDKDRQAQALEFQRTVDKLFSFGGLRGESEDNPVHLARKFRSMAGFRDDEIVELVDIAAQAQAEAEANSAAAAAPAG, from the coding sequence ATGAAGCGCATGCTGTCGGTCGATGATCTGGCCCGTGACGAGCGGTTCGAGCGGATCCAGATCGAGGACGTGGTCTTCGACGCCCGCAGGTCGGGCCGCGTCCGTCGCAACGTCCTCGATCACCGGGACGCGGAGTCGCCCGACGCCGCCCGGGCGCTGATGCACGGCATCTTCGTCGGAGAGATCCAGGCGCTCGAAGGCGCCGGGCGCACGTGCTACGACTTCGACACCGGTGCCGGCCGCGACGAGATTCCCTTCGCCATGAAGCTCGACATGGCCCGCCAGTGCTGGGACGAGGCTCGCCACGTGGAGATCTCGGTGAAGCTGACCGAGCACATGGGCACCCGAATCGGCGAGTTCTCCGAGCAGACCATGCTGTTCCAGGCGGCCTGCAACTCGGACCCGGTGCTCCGGCTCACCGGGGTCAACCGGGCGCTCGAAGGTCTCGCCATCGACGTGTTCAACACGATGCGCGACTACGGGGACATCGTGTCGGACCCGGTGCTGTACTTCTGCGAGGACTGGATGCTGGCCGACGAGGTGACCCACGTGAAGATGGGCTCGGATTGGCTGAGGCGGCTGACGGCCACCGACAAGGACCGGCAGGCACAGGCCCTGGAGTTCCAGCGCACGGTGGACAAGCTCTTCAGCTTCGGCGGGCTGCGGGGCGAGAGCGAGGACAACCCGGTGCACCTGGCCCGGAAGTTCAGGTCGATGGCCGGGTTCCGCGATGACGAGATCGTCGAGCTCGTTGACATCGCCGCTCAGGCGCAAGCCGAGGCCGAGGCCAACTCGGCGGCAGCGGCGGCGCCCGCGGGTTAG
- the rpmB gene encoding 50S ribosomal protein L28, producing MAAVCEVCGKHPSFGMSISHSHRRTKRRWNPNIQRVRAIVDGSPRRINVCTSCIRAGKVEKVSR from the coding sequence GTGGCAGCGGTATGCGAGGTGTGCGGCAAGCACCCCTCCTTCGGAATGAGCATCAGCCACTCCCACCGGCGCACCAAGCGCAGGTGGAACCCCAACATCCAGCGGGTCAGGGCGATCGTCGACGGCAGCCCGCGCCGCATCAACGTCTGCACCTCCTGCATCCGGGCCGGCAAGGTCGAGAAGGTTTCGCGCTAG
- a CDS encoding S9 family peptidase, which translates to MVELIPRAVLFGNPERVSPRVSPDGRRLAWLAPVEGVLNVWVADLATPDPGGPPFDTAGPEGPPFDIEGATPVTDDRDRGIRSFLWAHDDVHLLYVQDRGGDENWRLYDVDLETMAGRDLTPFEDVQAQVLGVDKRFPTEVLVGLNRDNPQLHDVYHLDLVSGDLRKVLDNPGLVGWVADAELVVRAGMAPEADGGFVVMVRDSAAEDWRPLQRVPAEDALSSSIVAFSRDGGSLLAVSSLDANTGRLVRADLGTGALEVIAEDPVNDVSEVRLDPETRRVQLVTFARERTDYLVLDPGVEADLAAVRSLHPGDPVLVSNDDADDTWLVGFTNDTGPIPYFAYDRRTRQSRLLFEHQPSLGGYELAPMEPFSYDARDGLEIHGYLTFPAGEPREQLPTVLVVHGGPWARDEWGFQPEAQWLANRGYLCVQVNYRGSTGYGKQFLNAGDREWGGKMQDDLVDAVAWVADRGLADPARIAIYGGSYGGYAALVGAAFTPELFRAAVDIVGPSNLETLIRSVPPYWAPLIAQFHTRVGNPDSDAEFLWSRSPLSRVKDIRMPLLIAQGANDPRVKQAESEQIVAALTEAGIDHEYLLFPDEGHGFAKPENRLRFYAAAERFLARHLGGRAED; encoded by the coding sequence ATGGTCGAGCTGATCCCGAGAGCCGTGCTGTTCGGCAACCCGGAGCGGGTGAGCCCCAGGGTCTCGCCCGACGGCCGCCGGCTGGCCTGGCTGGCGCCGGTCGAGGGCGTGCTGAACGTGTGGGTGGCCGACCTGGCGACGCCCGACCCGGGAGGCCCGCCCTTTGACACGGCCGGCCCGGAAGGCCCGCCCTTTGATATCGAAGGCGCCACGCCGGTGACCGACGATCGCGATCGAGGCATCCGAAGCTTCCTCTGGGCCCACGACGACGTCCACCTCCTGTACGTCCAGGACCGTGGCGGCGACGAGAACTGGCGCCTCTACGACGTGGACCTCGAGACGATGGCAGGCCGCGACCTCACGCCGTTCGAGGACGTGCAGGCTCAGGTGCTGGGCGTCGACAAGCGCTTTCCCACCGAGGTCCTGGTCGGGCTCAACCGGGACAACCCCCAACTCCACGACGTCTACCACCTGGACCTGGTGAGCGGGGACCTGCGCAAGGTCCTCGACAACCCGGGCCTGGTCGGCTGGGTGGCCGACGCCGAGCTGGTCGTCCGCGCCGGCATGGCCCCCGAGGCCGACGGCGGCTTCGTCGTCATGGTGCGCGACTCGGCGGCCGAGGACTGGCGTCCTCTCCAGCGGGTACCCGCCGAGGACGCCCTTTCGAGCTCGATCGTGGCCTTCAGCCGGGACGGCGGGAGCCTCCTGGCAGTCAGCTCGCTCGACGCCAACACCGGGCGTCTCGTGCGCGCCGACCTGGGCACGGGCGCCCTCGAGGTGATCGCCGAGGACCCGGTCAACGACGTCTCCGAAGTGCGGCTCGATCCTGAGACCCGCCGGGTCCAGCTGGTCACCTTCGCCCGTGAGCGCACCGACTACCTCGTGCTCGATCCCGGCGTCGAGGCCGACCTGGCGGCTGTGCGGTCGCTGCACCCGGGTGACCCGGTGCTGGTGAGCAACGACGACGCTGACGACACCTGGCTCGTGGGCTTCACCAACGACACCGGACCCATCCCGTACTTCGCCTATGACCGTCGGACGAGGCAGTCCCGGCTGCTCTTCGAGCACCAGCCGAGCCTCGGGGGCTACGAGCTGGCGCCGATGGAGCCCTTCTCCTACGACGCCCGCGACGGCTTGGAGATCCACGGCTACCTCACCTTTCCGGCCGGCGAGCCCAGGGAGCAACTGCCCACCGTGCTCGTGGTCCACGGCGGGCCGTGGGCACGCGACGAGTGGGGCTTCCAGCCCGAGGCCCAGTGGCTGGCCAACCGGGGCTATCTCTGCGTGCAGGTGAACTACCGAGGTTCGACCGGCTACGGCAAGCAGTTCCTGAACGCCGGCGACCGGGAGTGGGGCGGCAAGATGCAGGACGACCTGGTCGACGCCGTGGCCTGGGTCGCGGACCGGGGCCTGGCCGATCCCGCTCGGATCGCCATCTACGGCGGGTCCTACGGTGGTTATGCGGCTCTGGTGGGGGCGGCGTTCACGCCCGAGCTGTTCCGGGCCGCCGTCGACATCGTCGGGCCGTCGAACTTGGAAACGCTCATCCGATCGGTCCCGCCCTACTGGGCCCCGCTGATCGCCCAGTTCCACACCCGGGTCGGCAATCCCGACTCCGACGCCGAGTTCCTCTGGTCACGCTCGCCGTTGTCGAGGGTCAAGGACATCAGGATGCCCCTGCTCATCGCCCAGGGGGCGAACGACCCCCGCGTCAAGCAGGCCGAGTCCGAGCAGATCGTCGCCGCCCTGACCGAGGCCGGCATCGACCACGAGTACCTCCTGTTCCCCGACGAGGGCCACGGCTTCGCCAAACCCGAGAACCGGCTGCGCTTCTACGCTGCTGCCGAGCGCTTCCTCGCCCGCCACCTAGGCGGCCGCGCCGAAGACTGA
- the thiL gene encoding thiamine-phosphate kinase — MGATQRGERAAIERIRSRLPGPPDGETWIGDDAAVVAPPPENLLLATDVVVAGVHADLDLVGVADMGWKAMAVNVSDLAAMAGRPRQALVAVAGPASTDLDSLFDGLVEAARHYRCPVVGGDLANADVLVVSVAVTGTSGGRPAVLRSGARPGDALFVTGPLGASAAGLELLRSGRGQEAPELAAAHRRPQARVEEGQAARAGGATAMIDVSDGLALDLDRVAVASSVGLAVTDVPVADGATADQALGGGEDYELTFSAPDPDVVAAAFRTARLRPPLRIGSCTADPGERLLDGQRLQPSGWQHDW, encoded by the coding sequence GTGGGCGCCACACAGCGTGGGGAGCGGGCCGCCATCGAACGGATCCGTTCCCGGCTCCCCGGCCCTCCCGACGGCGAGACCTGGATCGGCGACGACGCCGCCGTGGTGGCGCCTCCGCCCGAGAACCTCCTGCTCGCCACCGATGTCGTGGTGGCGGGGGTCCACGCCGACCTCGATCTGGTGGGAGTCGCCGACATGGGATGGAAGGCCATGGCGGTCAACGTGAGCGACCTCGCCGCCATGGCCGGTCGACCGCGGCAGGCGCTCGTGGCCGTGGCGGGTCCGGCCTCGACCGACCTGGACAGCCTGTTCGACGGGCTGGTCGAGGCGGCGCGCCACTACCGGTGCCCGGTCGTCGGGGGGGACCTCGCCAACGCCGACGTCCTCGTGGTCTCGGTCGCGGTCACGGGGACGAGCGGGGGGAGGCCAGCGGTGCTTCGCTCCGGTGCCAGGCCGGGCGACGCCCTCTTCGTGACGGGCCCGCTCGGGGCGTCGGCCGCGGGACTCGAGCTGCTGCGATCGGGACGAGGTCAGGAAGCTCCGGAGCTGGCCGCCGCCCACCGGCGCCCCCAGGCGCGCGTCGAGGAGGGCCAGGCTGCGCGGGCCGGCGGGGCCACGGCCATGATCGACGTGTCGGACGGCCTCGCCCTCGACCTCGATCGCGTGGCCGTGGCCTCGAGCGTGGGGCTGGCGGTCACCGACGTGCCGGTCGCTGACGGGGCCACGGCCGACCAGGCGCTCGGTGGGGGAGAGGACTACGAGCTGACGTTCAGCGCACCGGACCCCGATGTCGTGGCCGCGGCCTTCCGGACGGCACGGCTGCGGCCACCACTTCGCATCGGGAGCTGCACGGCCGATCCCGGGGAGCGGCTGCTCGATGGCCAGCGGCTCCAACCCTCGGGCTGGCAGCACGACTGGTAG
- the recG gene encoding ATP-dependent DNA helicase RecG encodes MEGRDADGRLLLRALAQRPVTDLSGVGPRKAEALEEMGITSVLELITHYPRRYIDRTQQVAIKDLKVGEEAMVLGHVKRVSSRRTRQGRALVEIDVFDGTAYLRCTFFNQGWRAKQLVAGRQAVFFGKLDLYRGRRQMTNPVVDLVGDRTGRIVPVYPQSDKAGLSTWELAAWIEEALRRAGELADPMPAPWQARLEMVDRTRAMGQVHAPESMRAMEQGRRRLAFDELTWLQVALVMRKRILERQAEGIRHVVEPPPGAPALVDDFRRRLPFALTAAQERAIAAITDDLAKAHPMHRLLQGDVGAGKTVVAVAALLVAVQGGHQGALMAPTEVLAEQHFAGVRSLLGELTVPDDSTLMGDRAVRVDLLTNRTTPTERTRLHEGLRKGTVDILVGTHALLTEEVGFASLGVVVVDEQHRFGVEQRDILKGKGKSSGGADPDVLVMTATPIPRTAAMTVYGDLDVTELGELPPGRTPVRTTWSRGPLEIAAVWSKVRDEVAAGRQAYVVCPLVEESERIQARSATEERDRLAVEELAGLRLGLLHGQMPAKDKEAVMAEFRDGKVPVLVATTVIEVGVDVPNATVMVIEDADRFGMAQLHQLRGRVGRGADASWCYLLGEGSSPESEKRLEALERSTDGFELAEVDLELRGEGTILGTRQQGRTDLKLASLRRDRELVKKAREMAFDLVDADPALVGHPVLADEVRLRIDEDEAEFLFKS; translated from the coding sequence ATGGAGGGGAGGGATGCGGACGGGCGCCTACTCCTGCGGGCGCTGGCTCAGCGTCCTGTCACCGATCTCTCCGGGGTCGGCCCGAGGAAGGCCGAGGCTCTGGAGGAGATGGGCATCACCTCCGTCCTCGAACTGATCACCCACTACCCCCGCAGGTACATCGATCGCACCCAGCAGGTCGCGATCAAGGACCTCAAGGTGGGGGAAGAGGCCATGGTGCTCGGTCATGTGAAGCGGGTCAGCAGCCGGCGGACGCGCCAGGGGAGGGCGCTGGTCGAGATCGACGTGTTCGACGGCACCGCCTACCTGCGGTGCACGTTCTTCAACCAGGGATGGCGGGCCAAGCAGCTGGTCGCCGGCCGACAAGCTGTCTTCTTCGGAAAGCTGGATCTGTACCGGGGTCGACGGCAGATGACCAATCCGGTCGTCGATCTCGTCGGAGACCGCACGGGGCGGATCGTGCCGGTCTACCCCCAGTCCGACAAGGCCGGACTCAGCACGTGGGAGCTGGCGGCTTGGATCGAGGAGGCCCTCCGGCGGGCCGGCGAGCTCGCCGACCCGATGCCCGCGCCGTGGCAGGCGCGCCTCGAGATGGTCGACAGGACCCGGGCGATGGGCCAGGTGCACGCACCCGAGTCGATGCGAGCCATGGAGCAGGGCCGGCGGCGGCTGGCCTTCGACGAGCTGACCTGGCTCCAGGTGGCGCTGGTGATGCGCAAGCGGATCCTCGAGCGCCAGGCGGAGGGCATCCGCCACGTCGTCGAGCCTCCTCCGGGGGCTCCGGCCCTGGTCGACGACTTCCGCCGGCGCCTGCCGTTCGCGCTCACCGCCGCACAGGAGCGGGCCATCGCCGCCATCACGGACGACCTGGCGAAGGCGCACCCCATGCACCGCCTGCTCCAGGGCGACGTGGGGGCGGGCAAGACGGTCGTTGCCGTCGCCGCTCTCCTGGTGGCTGTCCAGGGTGGGCACCAGGGCGCCCTTATGGCACCCACCGAGGTCCTCGCCGAGCAGCACTTCGCCGGAGTGCGGTCGCTTCTGGGCGAGCTCACGGTGCCTGACGACTCCACCCTGATGGGTGATCGCGCCGTCCGGGTGGACCTCCTGACGAACCGCACGACTCCGACCGAACGGACCCGGCTCCACGAGGGTCTGCGCAAGGGGACGGTCGACATCCTCGTCGGCACCCACGCCCTGCTCACCGAGGAGGTCGGCTTCGCCTCTCTTGGCGTCGTGGTGGTCGACGAGCAACACCGCTTCGGTGTCGAGCAGCGCGACATCCTCAAGGGAAAGGGGAAGTCTTCCGGTGGCGCCGACCCGGACGTGCTCGTCATGACGGCGACGCCCATTCCCCGGACGGCGGCCATGACGGTGTACGGCGACCTCGACGTCACCGAGCTCGGTGAGCTCCCTCCGGGCCGGACCCCGGTGCGGACCACGTGGTCGCGGGGGCCCCTCGAGATCGCAGCCGTCTGGAGCAAGGTACGGGACGAGGTCGCCGCCGGGCGGCAGGCCTATGTGGTCTGTCCCCTCGTCGAGGAGTCAGAGCGAATCCAGGCCCGATCCGCTACCGAGGAGCGCGACCGCCTGGCCGTGGAGGAGCTGGCCGGGCTACGCCTGGGCCTGCTGCACGGACAGATGCCCGCCAAAGACAAAGAGGCCGTCATGGCCGAGTTCCGCGACGGCAAGGTGCCGGTGCTGGTGGCCACGACGGTGATCGAGGTCGGTGTCGACGTTCCCAACGCCACGGTCATGGTGATCGAGGACGCCGACCGCTTCGGCATGGCGCAGCTGCACCAGCTGCGGGGCCGGGTGGGCCGGGGAGCGGACGCCTCGTGGTGCTACCTCCTGGGTGAGGGATCTTCACCCGAGAGCGAGAAGCGGCTGGAGGCGCTCGAGCGCTCGACCGACGGCTTCGAGCTGGCCGAGGTGGACCTCGAGCTTCGGGGCGAAGGCACGATCCTCGGTACGCGCCAGCAAGGGCGCACCGATCTGAAGCTCGCGTCCCTGCGTCGGGACCGGGAGCTGGTCAAGAAGGCGAGGGAGATGGCCTTCGATCTCGTCGACGCCGACCCCGCCCTGGTCGGTCACCCGGTGCTGGCCGACGAGGTCCGCCTCAGGATCGACGAGGACGAGGCCGAGTTCCTCTTCAAGAGCTAG
- a CDS encoding Lrp/AsnC ligand binding domain-containing protein, producing the protein MSVIAYVLIQTEVGKAAQVAEEVSKIQGVVSAEDVTGPYDVIVRAEAGSVDDLGKMVVSRVQLIEGITRTLTCPVVNL; encoded by the coding sequence GTGTCCGTAATTGCTTACGTGCTCATCCAGACGGAGGTCGGCAAGGCCGCGCAGGTCGCCGAGGAGGTCTCCAAGATCCAGGGAGTGGTCTCGGCTGAGGACGTCACCGGTCCCTACGACGTGATCGTGCGCGCCGAGGCCGGCTCGGTCGACGATCTGGGCAAGATGGTCGTCAGCCGGGTCCAGCTCATCGAGGGCATCACCCGCACCCTCACCTGCCCGGTCGTCAACCTCTAA